Within the Prochlorococcus sp. MIT 1300 genome, the region GCCAATCTTGATAGAGCTAGAGAAGGCCTACGCGTAGTAGAAGATTGGTGTCGTTTTGGCCTAAACCGTAAAGATCTTGTAATCACAATCAAGGACTGGAGACAGAAACTAGGGATTCACCATAAAGAAACGTACAAACAGGCAAGGTCAACATCCCAAGATCAAGGTCTAGGGCTAAGTCATCAAGCCCAAAGCAATAGAAAAACGACCTGGGATGTTGTAGCTGCCAATTGTGCAAGAGCCCAAGAAGCTCTAAGAGTCATAGAGGAATTTGGCAGAAGTCCAGATCCAGAACTCGCCTCAGTTGCTGCTTTGATTCGTTATGGCTTATATGAACTAGAACTTAATGTTTTGGAAGCGACAAATGGTGGAACAAGACACAAGAAACTTTCCGAATGTCAGATATGCCTTATTACATCGCCAAATTCAAATCTAACGCAAACTGTCGATGATGCTCTGTCAGTTGGCGTAGGCATGGTCCAATACAGATCAAAAAATATTAGTGATCTTCAAATGTTCTCTGAAGCTAAAGAACTGGCTGATTTATGCAAAAAATATAAAGCCCTCTTTATAATTAATGACAGGATTGATCTGGCTCTTGCACTAGATGCCGATGGAGTTCATTTAGGGCAAAAAGACTTTCCGGTTGAAATCGCCAGACAACTAATTGGAAGCAACAAATTAATAGGTAGAAGCACACACTCTCTTCAAGACATTAACCAAGCCGAACAAGAAGGCTGTGATTATCTTGGTGTTGGGCCAGTACACAAAACATCAACTAAACCAAATGAAAAAGTTGTAGGACTTATTTACGTAGAAGAAGCATCAAAGGCCACAACCCTTCCTTGGTTTGCTATAGGGGGAGTTAATGGTTCAAACATTAAATCTATTCTTACTGCAGGGGCTCAACGTATAGCAGTGGTTGGAGCAATAATGAATTCTCCTAATCCAAGAGAAGCTGCAGAAGAACTTTTTGAGGCTATGGAATGAAACTTAAAGTCAATGGAGAAATTAAAGAGCTAAAGATAGGACTGGGACCAACAAGCCTTTCCAGCATTATCAGACTACTAGTGACTCATCCTGATCTAGTTGTAGTCGAATTAAATGGCTCAATAGTTAGC harbors:
- a CDS encoding thiamine phosphate synthase; protein product: MQNTPIPDPSVAQLIDANLDRAREGLRVVEDWCRFGLNRKDLVITIKDWRQKLGIHHKETYKQARSTSQDQGLGLSHQAQSNRKTTWDVVAANCARAQEALRVIEEFGRSPDPELASVAALIRYGLYELELNVLEATNGGTRHKKLSECQICLITSPNSNLTQTVDDALSVGVGMVQYRSKNISDLQMFSEAKELADLCKKYKALFIINDRIDLALALDADGVHLGQKDFPVEIARQLIGSNKLIGRSTHSLQDINQAEQEGCDYLGVGPVHKTSTKPNEKVVGLIYVEEASKATTLPWFAIGGVNGSNIKSILTAGAQRIAVVGAIMNSPNPREAAEELFEAME
- the thiS gene encoding sulfur carrier protein ThiS, with the translated sequence MKLKVNGEIKELKIGLGPTSLSSIIRLLVTHPDLVVVELNGSIVSNDLWKEQSVNDGDVIEIVTIVGGGS